A genomic segment from Spinacia oleracea cultivar Varoflay chromosome 3, BTI_SOV_V1, whole genome shotgun sequence encodes:
- the LOC110781091 gene encoding protein GOS9, with amino-acid sequence MAQHVPQKHMIEQYGPYGSQCPENYSFQLEQGETIKEVIIGHGFIVDAIGFVVAKPCGGTYTKMFGGSCGNKSKIVLKCGEKITQISGTYGNYSYMGNKCVIATMKIHTNLCPTGYGPFGQGKAVSCAQKFASPLPLDGPIVGVFGRSHNYLESVGIFVKKMDCSCS; translated from the exons ATGGCTCAACATGTCCCCCAG AAGCACATGATTGAACAGTACGGACCTTATGGTTCTCAATGTCCTGAAAACTACAGTTTTCAACTTGAGCAAGGTGAAACTATCAAGGAAGTGATAATAGGGCACGGATTCATTGTGGACGCAATTGGGTTCGTCGTAGCTAAGCCATGTGGAGGCACTTACACTAAGATGTTTGGTGGCAGTTGCGGAAATAAGTCCAAG ATTGTACTCAAGTGTGGTGAGAAAATAACTCAAATTAGCGGCACATACGGAAATTACTCATACATGGGTAACAAATGTGTCATTGCAACAATGAAAATCCACACTAACTTATGTCCAACTGGATATGGGCCATTTGGACAAGGAAAGGCAGTCTCTTGTGCACAAAAATTCGCATCGCCACTCCCGCTTGACGGTCCTATCGTTGGAGTGTTTGGAAGAAGCCACAACTATCTCGAGTCCGTTGGGATTTTCGTGAAAAAGATG GATTGCTCATGCTCTTAA